A window of Nerophis ophidion isolate RoL-2023_Sa linkage group LG17, RoL_Noph_v1.0, whole genome shotgun sequence contains these coding sequences:
- the sigmar1 gene encoding sigma non-opioid intracellular receptor 1 has protein sequence MACITTCCKLLLFVGIVGLAGLLVNHWLATKQYLFNKDDIAKLAKQHAGQDHEQAYSKLVVELRKRYPGHILPDEDLEWVFLNAGGWMGSMCVLHASLTEYVILFGTGIDTSGHSGRYWAEISDTIISGSFRKWTEGTTKSELFYPGDTVMHGMGEAAAVQWSAGTWMVEYGRGFIPSTLGPALADTIFSTQDFITLYQTFKVYCKSMVLEMGTMLAEAGVF, from the exons ATGGCTTGTATCACAACCTGTTGTAAACTCTTGCTGTTTGTCGGGATCGTGGGCCTGGCGGGGCTGCTGGTGAACCATTGGCTGGCCACCAAGCAGTATCTTTTCAACAAAGACGACATTGCCAAATTGGCCAAACAACACGCGG GGCAAGACCATGAGCAGGCATACTCCAAACTGGTGGTGGAGCTCAGGAAGAG GTATCCTGGCCACATCCTGCCTGATGAAGACCTGGAGTGGGTGTTCCTGAATGCTGGAGGCTGGATGGGCAGCATGTGTGTCCTCCACGCCTCACTTACGGAATACGTGATCCTGTTTGGTACTGGGATCGACACATCGGGACACTCGG GTCGCTACTGGGCAGAGATTTCAGACACAATCATCTCTGGCTCCTTCAGAAAGTGGACAGAGGGAACCACAAAGAGTGAACTTTTCTATCCTG GTGACACCGTGATGCACGGTATGGGCGAGGCTGCGGCCGTCCAGTGGTCTGCTGGGACGTGGATGGTGGAATACGGTCGAGGTTTCATCCCGTCCACTCTGGGTCCGGCTCTGGCAGACACCATATTCAGCACCCAGGACTTTATCACCTTGTACCAAACCTTCAAAGTCTACTGCAAGTCCATGGTGCTGGAGATGGGAACCATGTTGGCCGAGGCCGGCGTGTTCTAA